ACAGGAAAAACAGCGCAGAGAAGAAGAAGCACGCCTTTATGAGGAACAAAGAAGGCAACAAGAAGAAGAGGAGGCTGAGATGAAAAGATTGGCTGAtgaaaagaaaaggaaggaagaaGATAAAAGAAAAAGGCAGCAAGAAGAGTTGAGAGCTGCTGAGGAGCACTCCACATCCTCTGATCCAGAGTGGAAGAGGAAAGCAGAGGAGCTGCGATGGAGGGAGATGGAAGAGAGGCAAAGACCTTTCACCTTCAAAGTGTCCTCAGGTGAAAAGCAAATCTTATTTCAGAAGGTCAATCTAACACCAGTTACCCCAGTACCTCCTCAGCAGGGTGAAACAGCTGCTGAAATCAGGGAAGCCACTTCAGGTGTTCCTGATTCACCAAGTTTATCTTCATCCCTGTATGTTCCTCACACTGCTATATTAGTGACTGGAGCCCAGTTGTGTGGTACAGCAGTAAATTTGGATCAGATAAAAGATACAGCCTGTAAGTCTCTGCTTGGTCTCTCTGAGGACAAAAAAGCCTTTGGGACACCAGCAGGGAAGAACAAGACCTCACCAGATCGCAAATCTGGAAGAACTAAATCATTAAACGAATCATCTTTATCTACAGACCAGTCTAGTGCTGCAGTCCTGGCAGAGTGGGCCAGTATACGATCCAAGATTTTTAAAGGTGGCCTAGATGGAAAATACCAGGAATACCCAGACAGACAGGTGCAGAGCCGAACAAAAAGTGAGGACATCAACGATTCACCATTCTCTCACACCAATCTCAGGAAGACCATGTCAGCAAGCGCTAAGTTTTCTATCACTCCAGCCAGAAAGAAGTTTCCTGACTCAAATAGAAGTTCTGAGGTCTTTAGTCAAGAAGAGACAGAGGGAAGTAGGGGGGAATTACCATCTACAGATTCTGCTCCAAGCCAGCATCTCCATTCACCTTCCTCTGCCAGCAAAGGTCAAAATAAGGGAGGAAAAATGGTCCGTATCTCAGACACTAAAGAAGAATGCAAGTTTGCCAAAGACCTCCCTTCCTTCCTGGTTCCAAGCCTGCCACATGGAGCCCAAAAACCTCTGATTTCTGAAACAGGACCCCTGAGCCAGGTGGAATCAGAGGACTCAGACACAAAGGATTATGGGGAACAGAAAGACCAAAGTGGTGATGAGAGACCCTCACCATTTGGTATCAAGCTGAGGAGGACCAACTACTCCCTTCGTTTTCACAGTGAGCAATCCACAGAGAAGAGGAAGAAAAGGTATAGTGCGGGTGACAGTTTTGAAGGCGTATCAGTGcccctgacctctgttgaccaatACTCTGACTCTTCTGCATTCTCTGAGAAGACCACCATCACAACTCCATTTGGAGACAGTGGAATGAAATTCCAAGGAATCTCTAGTATAGAGTCACGCTTCAGGCCTGGTAGAAATGTTCCCACTTCAGGATGTAATGAACGTGACAAAGTCATCTTTAAGCCCCCAATTTATCAGAAACCAGCCACATTACCCAAACCATCTGATGGTGCCACACCTCCACCTTCTCCACTACCTAAACCTGGCAGAAGGACTTCTGGGGACATGCTGTCCCAGAGATCAGGTGGGCCAGAATTGGCAGTCTCTGAAGAGCGTACTGATCAAAAGTTAGAGCCCTCAGAGTCCATGCAATGTCAGAAGAATGGTCAGGGGGATGATGAGCCAAAAGAAAAGAAATCC
This Neoarius graeffei isolate fNeoGra1 chromosome 3, fNeoGra1.pri, whole genome shotgun sequence DNA region includes the following protein-coding sequences:
- the cracd gene encoding capping protein inhibiting regulator of actin dynamics isoform X2; its protein translation is MSQENVSDKVRNLQKQIAHNIKFGQKPPSLRKNEGDEGSSDEEEEVPRSPLRVLAQVEPEPQDTEAREQVVSATHELVHYRTPVKSPRTKRPPPLGTIESINLDAVPQSAPRLDNTAAKHKLSIKPKNQRVSRKHRRFTQEFLEGDLSADLQEETDVQKLVEETGVWRERHARSHWTRDDQELPERSKKQRLHEEEQERLGLQRIQEQEKQRIREEEERKAEELRLEQETLRRKQEEYQQREEEERRQHEEVRRKEEDERRKREEEQRLREVEERKRREEEERKKREEERRRAEEERREQEIIAERLRLEEEIRRKELEEHKRKEEEAEKLRLWELQEKQRREEEARLYEEQRRQQEEEEAEMKRLADEKKRKEEDKRKRQQEELRAAEEHSTSSDPEWKRKAEELRWREMEERQRPFTFKVSSGEKQILFQKVNLTPVTPVPPQQGETAAEIREATSGVPDSPSLSSSLYVPHTAILVTGAQLCGTAVNLDQIKDTACKSLLGLSEDKKAFGTPAGKNKTSPDRKSGRTKSLNESSLSTDQSSAAVLAEWASIRSKIFKGGLDGKYQEYPDRQVQSRTKSEDINDSPFSHTNLRKTMSASAKFSITPARKKFPDSNRSSEVFSQEETEGSRGELPSTDSAPSQHLHSPSSASKGQNKGGKMVRISDTKEECKFAKDLPSFLVPSLPHGAQKPLISETGPLSQVESEDSDTKDYGEQKDQSGDERPSPFGIKLRRTNYSLRFHSEQSTEKRKKRYSAGDSFEGVSVPLTSVDQYSDSSAFSEKTTITTPFGDSGMKFQGISSIESRFRPGRNVPTSGCNERDKVIFKPPIYQKPATLPKPSDGATPPPSPLPKPGRRTSGDMLSQRSGGPELAVSEERTDQKLEPSESMQCQKNGQGDDEPKEKKSFFPSISIPWREKTDRRTELIRREKPSLQTRHSLDSSRTQEKETGPLWITLALQKQKGFREQQQSKEERKNHREAKLAEKQARDRESGRIVSPTEGKGNGNSSTPKAQTPEENKRPETLLTRFERRDNLKKLR
- the cracd gene encoding capping protein inhibiting regulator of actin dynamics isoform X3, whose protein sequence is MSQENVSDKVRNLQKQIAHNIKFGQKPPSLRKNEGDEGSSDEEEEVPRSPLRVLAQVEPEPQDTEAREQVVSATHELVHYRTPVKSPRTKRPPPLGTIESINLDAVPQSAPRLDNTAAKHKLSIKPKNQRVSRKHRRFTQEFLEGDLSADLQEETDVQKLVEETGVWRERHARSHWTRDDQELPERSKKQRLHEEEQERLGLQRIQEQEKQRIREEEERKAEELRLEQETLRRKQEEYQQREEEERRQHEEVRRKEEDERRKREEEQRLREVEERKRREEEERKKREEERRRAEEERREQEIIAERLRLEEEIRRKELEEHKRKEEEAEKLRLWELQEKQRREEEARLYEEQRRQQEEEEAEMKRLADEKKRKEEDKRKRQQEELRAAEEHSTSSDPEWKRKAEELRWREMEERQRPFTFKVSSGEKQILFQKVNLTPVTPVPPQQGETAAEIREATSGVPDSPSLSSSLYVPHTAILVTGAQLCGTAVNLDQIKDTACKSLLGLSEDKKAFGTPAGKNKTSPDRKSGRTKSLNESSLSTDQSSAAVLAEWASIRSKIFKGGLDGKYQEYPDRQVQSRTKSEDINDSPFSHTNLRKTMSASAKFSITPARKKFPDSNRSSEVFSQEETEGSRGELPSTDSAPSQHLHSPSSASKGQNKGGKMVRISDTKEECKFAKDLPSFLVPSLPHGAQKPLISETGPLSQVESEDSDTKDYGEQKDQSGDERPSPFGIKLRRTNYSLRFHSEQSTEKRKKRYSAGDSFEGVSVPLTSVDQYSDSSAFSEKTTITTPFGDSGMKFQGISSIESRFRPGRNVPTSGCNERDKVIFKPPIYQKPATLPKPSDGATPPPSPLPKPGRRTSGDMLSQRSGGPELAVSEERTDQKLEPSESMQCQKNGQGDDEPKEKKSFFPSISIPWREKTDRRTELIRREKPSLQTRHSLDSSRTQEKETGPLWITLALQKQKGFREQQQSKEERKNHREAKLAEKQARDRESGRIVSPTEGKGNGNSSTPKAQTPEENKRPETLLTRFERRDNLKKASTLPTSVTVEIADSTPSPPAAKEIKRFPPSDTPQVSTEPAWLALAKRKAKAWSDCPQIIK
- the cracd gene encoding capping protein inhibiting regulator of actin dynamics isoform X1, which translates into the protein MSQENVSDKVRNLQVVSATHELVHYRTPVKSPRTKRPPPLGTIESINLDAVPQSAPRLDNTAAKHKLSIKPKNQRVSRKHRRFTQEFLEGDLSADLQEETDVQKLVEETGVWRERHARSHWTRDDQELPERSKKQRLHEEEQERLGLQRIQEQEKQRIREEEERKAEELRLEQETLRRKQEEYQQREEEERRQHEEVRRKEEDERRKREEEQRLREVEERKRREEEERKKREEERRRAEEERREQEIIAERLRLEEEIRRKELEEHKRKEEEAEKLRLWELQEKQRREEEARLYEEQRRQQEEEEAEMKRLADEKKRKEEDKRKRQQEELRAAEEHSTSSDPEWKRKAEELRWREMEERQRPFTFKVSSGEKQILFQKVNLTPVTPVPPQQGETAAEIREATSGVPDSPSLSSSLYVPHTAILVTGAQLCGTAVNLDQIKDTACKSLLGLSEDKKAFGTPAGKNKTSPDRKSGRTKSLNESSLSTDQSSAAVLAEWASIRSKIFKGGLDGKYQEYPDRQVQSRTKSEDINDSPFSHTNLRKTMSASAKFSITPARKKFPDSNRSSEVFSQEETEGSRGELPSTDSAPSQHLHSPSSASKGQNKGGKMVRISDTKEECKFAKDLPSFLVPSLPHGAQKPLISETGPLSQVESEDSDTKDYGEQKDQSGDERPSPFGIKLRRTNYSLRFHSEQSTEKRKKRYSAGDSFEGVSVPLTSVDQYSDSSAFSEKTTITTPFGDSGMKFQGISSIESRFRPGRNVPTSGCNERDKVIFKPPIYQKPATLPKPSDGATPPPSPLPKPGRRTSGDMLSQRSGGPELAVSEERTDQKLEPSESMQCQKNGQGDDEPKEKKSFFPSISIPWREKTDRRTELIRREKPSLQTRHSLDSSRTQEKETGPLWITLALQKQKGFREQQQSKEERKNHREAKLAEKQARDRESGRIVSPTEGKGNGNSSTPKAQTPEENKRPETLLTRFERRDNLKKASTLPTSVTVEIADSTPSPPAAKEIKRFPPSDTPQVSTEPAWLALAKRKAKAWSDCPQIIK